The genomic DNA GGCCAAAAATAACACATTTTCTTTATTTTGATTGATTTTTTATGAATTGGGAAATCTGAAACTTTTTTCTGTTGTTTAGCTAGACAGAGTAGATTGACAGGGCATTGTGAGCAAAGAGGGTTATTTTTTGTACAAACAGTAGCCCCTAAATCCATCAATCCCTGAGTGTAGGCAGGCATATCACTAGACTGGACGGGTAATAATTGTTCAGCGAGTGTCCATAATTTTTTTTCATTACTATTTTCTGCAATATTAAAGGGTAATACAAAGACTCTACCTAAGATTCTTTTAACATTCCCATCTAAAATTGTTTCCTTTTGTTGGAAGGCAAAGGCAACAATTGCTGCAGCTGTTGTTCTGCCAACACCTTTGAGCTGTTCCCATTCAACTCGAGTCTTAGGAAAATGTAAACCGTAGTTTTGTATAATATATTGAGCAGAGATGTGTAAATTTTTTGCACGTGAATAATAACCGAGACCTGCCCATATTTGCAACACATCTTCTAATTTAGCTTGGCTTAGATCTTGTATGGTAGGGAATCTTCGAATGAATTTTGGAAAGTAATCCAAAACTGTTTGTACTTGTGTTTGTTGTAACATAACCTCAGAAACCCATATTTTATAGGGATCTGATACCTGCCATGGCAATTGATTACGACCTGAGTGTCGTTGCCATTTAATAATTAAATCTGCGAATTTGTCTACCATTTTATCACGTTAGAGTTTTTTGCTGAGGAAGTATTTTTTTGTATTCAATAGTTACTTATCTGTATGCCAAATTTTGTCATCTAAAGTAACTACAGTATTCTCATCAATACTTATTATCTTTTTGTTTTGATTTGTTATTTATTAAGTTTTGTATATTAAAAAAATCATTGCTAGAATCAGTTAATTTTTTATTTCTATTGAACCATTATATACAAAAAATAATTTATAAATAAAATCTAGAGGGATATTTTGGGGAAATTTGATAAGAAAGTTAGGAAATAATTATCTTGCTGTCCTTTAAGGTGGGGGTCGGAAAATAGTTTGCGTGAGTTATAGCGGAAACAAACTTGAGATTGTACAACGAATATAAAAGACTGCATTTTTTAAATTTTCTTTGGATTTACTAGGTCAGATATAACATTTTCATACTCTATGAACAACAAGAAATAATAGGGAATTGGTTCACTATCTTTTAGAAATTTTACATTTTACATAACAAAGAATTATGTAAGGTTTTTGTTCTGGATAACCATATGATTTACATTAAGTTACATAATTCGTATAGCTTTAGTGTCAATAATTTGGACTGATTCTAATAAAATTAAGGAAGGTATTTTTACTTGAATATTTTTCTAAAAAATCCTCTCTCACTCTTATCAATTTTTGTATGCCATTCATCTTGTTGTGGTAAACCTTTTGTGGGATTCAGTGACTGACTTTTTAACACATTATTGAAATCATTTAGCATTTTATTCTGACTGATTAACAATTCATTTTTATTTTTTCAAATATTAATTCTTGTTTAATCATTTCAATTCCATATTGTTTATCTGTAAGATCTGTTTGTAGCTATTCTAATTTTAATTCAATATCAAGTGTGCTTTTTGTTTGTTTAAGATCAGTCATCTTATTAGAAACCTCAGGAAAAAAACTCAAAATTTCACTGGCCTTAATTAGTTTTATTCTATTGTTAGCCAGTTTAAATGAAAGTTTACCTTCATCAACATACTTGTAAATAGTTTGTCTAGTTTTACTAATTTTTTTATCTCATTAAAAAACTTTTAGCACCTAAATTGAATTTGATCATTAGTAACATATGTCAATTTTGATATTCAACTAGTTTTAATTTTATTTTTGATGGGCTAATTTCTAGCAGCATTGACAAGGCTTATTCAAAGTAGATAAAGGTTTATATGAATAAAGCAAACTTAAAATATGTATTAGCAATGTGTTTATTGATTGACTGTAATTCTTATGTCAAAGAAGTAAAGAAAACAGATAAAGTAAATTTTGTTACAAAATCATTATTCTATAAATGATTGTTTTGCTTGCAAGTCTGATCTACATAAGGATTAAGGCCAGGCTGATAAAACTGTAATTATTACTTATGAGGGATAGGTATAAACTATTGATTTTTTTAATATTAAAATATGTTGACCTAAAATTATTATATGGTCACACATCATAAAATGATAATAATGAATATTTACTCAAAAAATAATATAATGAAGTCACAGTTTTCTAATAAAAATTAAATTTGTTAATCTCCCTTAATTTTAGTATTTTTTTTAAAGTAGTAGTACTAGGTGGTAAGTTATTAGTCCATGAATATAGCTTAATATTTCTGCAGGAGTATTATCGGTTATCCAACTGTATTAACAAAGTAAACTTATTTCAAGGAGGTCAAAAACTATCAGTTCTTTTGGCTAAATAATTAATTACAGGCATAGGTTATTGTGTTATGAAATTTAATTCCCATTTAAAAATTAGATTTTTTATTCATTTTACCGAAAAGTTGTTTGAAGGGTTAGTAATCCCTTTTTTTGTTATATATATTTCTGGTTATATTAATCCTACTGTAGTTGGATTATCTTTGTTGTTGATTACTATTATTTCCACAGTGGCTAGTTTATGGGGGGGATATATATCTGACCTCAAGGGTAGACGGAAAATCACTATTTATTCAGAGCTAGTTAAAACTGTTGCTCTGTTTTTTATATCTATTGCTATTTTTATACATATTAATTTTTATATAATAATATTATTATACTTAGTAATATGTACTCTAAATTCAGTAGTTAGTTCAGTGAGTGAGGCTTTTACACTTGATGTTTTAAAACAAGATCAAGCCAAGGATGTGTACAATATACTCTATTGGCTTACCAATCTCGGTAGGAGTGTAGGGACTATTTCGGGAGTAATCTTATATGATATGTATGGATTTAACTCTCTCACTTTCATTTGTGGTATTTTTTCATTAGTAAGCCTTTTTCTAGTTATTTCTAAATTACAAGAAACCGTGTTGGTCAAAGCAGACATACAATCAACACCTAATAATTTTATTAATCAATATAAAATTATATTTAAGGATAAAAAATTGTTATATTTGCTCTTAGCAAACACGCTTCATTTTGGGATATCAATACAACTGACATATTATATAGCGATGAGGCTGTCTATTGAGTTTCCTATGCAAAAAATTATTGCAGTTGGTACCTATGTAGTAGCCATTACTGGGATTCAGATGTTTGGTATTTTGAGACTCCAAACCAATTTTATGGTTATTTTATTAAGTCCATGGGTTCAAAGAGCAACTAAGTATATAAATAATTGGCACATATTTATTATTTTTCCTATTTTGGCTTCTATTTGTTTTGCCGTGATGATGGTGAGTAACTCCGCATGGATTCTTATGCTATCCATGACTTTCTATACTCTCTCTGAGATGGTGTATTTACCTGTGTTACAGTCGTTATTGGTATATGTGGCAGAAAAAAATTCTAGAGCTAAATATACTTCAATAAAATCATTAGATTTTCGTTTAGCAATGGTGATAGGGTCAATATTTATCATGATGTCAAAATTTTTCCCATCTTATGTTTTGGCTTATGTAATAATCATTATGGGATTAATGGTTACCTACTTTTCATTAAAATTAATTCAAAAAATAAACTAAATTTTCATCTTAGATTTTAATATTGAGGGGTGTAATTCTCAGCATTTGTAATATTTTAGGTAAATATTCTTGTAGTATCTAGTATCAGTCAGCCGTTAAAATAATTTAATCTATATTTTTCTCAAGATTGTCACCATGAGTACCATTATCTTTTGCGGATTTAAACATGTTACCTACCTGCAAATTATTAGCGTACATAATGACGTAGTTTTTACTAATCTGAGTAGAGATTTAAAGCTTTTTTTAACCCTTTTTTCTTAAACTTAGAAAAATAGAATCTTTGACAAATAAATTCTGTAAATAGATTCCTAAATTTTTTGAGATTTATCGTCATGTTTTACGATTGAAATTTCTAAATTCTAACTCATCTTCCATTGTTGTAAGTTGAACATTTTGCTACATCTGAATTTGAAACTGTTATTAAAACCCATTGTTATATTACCAAATAGTAGTTTTAATTGTCTTACTCTTTCAATATTAATATTGCTCAGTAATCTCAAAATATGAGTACAACGACAAAGTGAAAACGTAGATACCATTGTCAAAATGTTATTTATGGATTTTTTAATTCTCTACTATCTGATTGATTCCATAACGACAAGTTTAGATTCGGAACTGTATCACCTATTGGTTGGGGGTAATCACTGGAGCATAAAAATATTTGACCCATATTTGACATTTGAACGAACCACTGTTCTATATCTAACTTGAGTCACAACTAGATTTTTAATTATGCATAAATTAATTTATTCAAAAACAAAAATAATCATGGTAACACCATCATACACAGTGACACTAATATTTAATATTTTTAACCGAATCTGCTTATTTAATTCGATTTTTTCACAAGGTCATATAATAATTTGCCTTGTGAATGTAAATTATAAAACCCACTGTACAGAATAACGCTAATAAAATAGCAACACTATGTGGATTATGGGTAGATATTTTCCCTATAAGTGAGGCACTTAGCGCGGCACTCCCTAATTGTAAACTGCCCATAACACCGGCTGCTGCTCCAGCCGCTTGGTGGTGAGATGAAATTGCTAATGCAGTTCCTAATGGCAACAGAAAACCATTGCCGAAAGTGAGAATAGAAATGGTTATTAAGCTCGTTACAAGTGGCCATGGACTTATATATGTTTGTAGAGTAAATAAAATGGATCCTATAACAACAATAATATATCCGCGTCGGATAGTGTATTCCATAGGTTCCCGTTCAATCAATCTTCTCGCTACTAAGTTTCCCAAGACATAAGTTAGAGAAACGCCAATGTAACTATAGCCAATATATGAATGTGATAAACCCAGAGTTGTAAGAAAAAAAGGTGATTCCACGATGTAAGCAAAGTAAGTTGCATAGGCAAAACATGGTATCAACGCATAAAAGATAAACCGTTTATTTCTAATGACTTCTAAACTGTTCTTAATAATTCCTGTAGGAGTGAAAGATTGTCGTTGTGGAGGAGAAAGAGTCTCTGTTAATACAAAACAGCACAGTATAATGGTAAAAAATATAAAAAGGCTTAAAAATATAAATGTAGACTGCCAATTAAAAACTTGTAATAAAAATCCCCCAATTAATGGAGCAATTGCTGGTGATGTGCCTACAAAGGGGAAAATAACTAAATAAATCTTTCCTGCTTGTTCTTTATCCATTAAATCATTAATAACAGCACGACTTATAACAATACCAGCACAAGCTCCAAGACCTTGTAAAAAACGTAGTATAAAAAAAGCTTCAATATTAACTGTATAAATGATACCTACTGTAGAAAAAAGCCATAAAAGCAAGCCAAATAAAAGTGTTTTTTTACGCCCAAAATTATCACTGAGTGGTCCATAAATCAGTTGCCCAACAGCCAATGCAATTAAAAAAATAGCTATCGCATTTTGAATCTGACTTTCCGTTACTTGATAGTATTGACGCATATCCTCAAGTGCTGGTAAAAAAATATCAGTAGAAATCAAACCCCCAACTGATAAACATATAATAAATAGTACAAATAATGACGTTGGTTTATAAAGCATAGATTCAAATAACCCTAAAGTTTATTTTTGGAAAATCCTTACAGAAAAATAAAAAATTAAAATTATATTTTTTAAGATATTCAAAGTGTCCCTAAATAAAAATTAGGGCATTTATACTTTAACTTATTAGAGATTTTGGATAATATTGAATAGGATAGGATATGTCAATCTATCTATAAATAAAATATTTGGCAGTCACAGTATTGGGATTTAATGGGAATATTCCTCAAACAAAAAAAAGTGACGATTTTCAATCGCCACATTCCAGTTAAGAGTAAAAGTGGAATCTGGTGATATATCATTTTTTTTAATCTATGAATTCTGTTTGTAATAGATGGTTATTGGTAATGAATATTTTGTTATGATGTTGTAGGCAGATAATATATCTTCAGGCTAGGCATAGCAGGAGTAAAATATGATTCAATAAATAAAATATGGTCGTGTAATTATCAACCATCAGGAGAAATGCCATTTGTGGTAGGTTCTGTTCTTGAACACATCTGTCAGAGAGCATTCTGAACTGAACATAGTTTTTTAACATATTGCTCTTATTTTAAACATTGTAGTTACTCCTATTTTTTTTCTTCAATTAACTACATTTTCATAATGGTCTGTTTTAAGCCAATACAGATAATTATCATCTTTGCTGTAAGCCCCCCCCCTTTTTCAATTTAAATTAATACCTAAATGGTGAATATATATGGTGAATATATTCACAAAATGAAGCTGTTCTCGTTTTGTATTTAATCATGTTTTAGATTAGCAGAATAAACAACCATGGGGGCTGATAGCAAAATAGTGGACTTGCTACCCAAATGGAAAATTCAAGTAGCTTAAATATTGCCATAGTCAAGTGTTACAACAATCCTTAAAATATTTAGAAGCCTATTTTCGGAACTTCTTTACCAAACGTTCTATTTTTCCTAAGCCTAAGAAGAAAGGATTGAAAGAAAGTTCTAGATTTCCAAAATGTATTTAATCAAAATAGGTTGGGTAAGATACTGTAATAGTCGAAAAACGTTACCATCAGTCACAAATGTGAAAAGTGTTATGTTGTTATACAAACAGAATATGAAGTGGGTATAGATACGGGTATTGACTAGTTTTTGAGCTTAAGTAACTGTCAAAACAGCACAACATCAGCTAGTTAAACCACAATTGAGCCATAAGACTTAGTTGCGTCACAACTGGAAAAAAGCAAAAAATAAAGTATCACACTTATACTTGAGAATAGGCAATATTAGACCTAATTACCTTTATCAAAATTCCTACTCAAATTAGTAAAGATTAGACCATTGGTGTATGTAGAAGATCTTTGGGTAAGTAACATGTCTAAGCTTACAAAGGGGGGGGAGAGTAAATATTGGTGAAGTTTATGGATGAATTGCAAGGTACGCGAGCTTATGGACTCCAAAATATTCTGAATAGATCTATGGCATTTTTCAGAACATATATCTTAATAATAATATTTTTACCTAGTGTATTGTGTTATTGATTAATATTAATCAATGTCATTTAGCTATATATCAACTATAAGAGGGTTTCTTTGGAGAGTCATAGCGGGTTATTTTAAAACGGCTATTTGGCAAAAAGAAGTTAAGTCATCGATAGAATAGTCAGAGTATTTTAAGAAAAAACTACAGGTATGAGAATTCTTTTATGGTTGGGAAGCTTTTGGCTATTATACGACACGACAATATGAATACTAAATGTTGCCTCATAGCTTATTTTGATATTGACGTTATCGAATGATGAATGAAATTAGTTATTTTCAATTCGGTATTTGTTTATTGGTGAGATACCACCTCAAGATACTTAACCATGTACAGTGATGCTTATTCCATGAAATTAATAAGAAAAAGAAAGCTATCTAGGGAGACTATTTCTGAATACTATTTACTCATTCAAGGAGAGGTTGCCCACAGTCTACGCCACCAGAAAATGATATAACAGAGTTGATGTCTATGAAATTTTCTGATAAGTTGGTTATCCCCCTCTATATGGTGGTAGAGATAGTATTAAAATACTGGATAGGGGCATTAGATTGGGAAATACTCTTTATTAACCCACGAATAAGGATACCTAAGATTGATAAAAATTATCCTTAATTACTTACATTAACATTTAAAAATCCATACAGATGGATTATTACGATTTCACCAAAACCCATAGGGTATGTTGAGGAGACATTTTGGAAAGAGGATTAAAAAAATGAGTAATGAAAGAAAAACTTTAATGCTAAAAAGACCCAGAGTAACAGATTCTTCTGGTGTCAGACGTAGGAAAAATACTAAAGTTGAGGTTGTTGTCAAGAAAACACAAAAAAATCCTTTTCAGAAGCAAGCCAAAAAGGTAAAAGTAAAGGAACAAACACCAGTATCTAAAGAGCTGAAAAAACCTAGAGTACAAACACCTCCTCAAAAGAAAAAAGGTCCATCTCACCCCCTTCCCAAAATTCGGATGCCAGTATCAGAAGCGACTGAGAATTTACAGACATATTGGCCTGATATATTTTCACAGGGCAAAGTTAAACCATTACAGGTAGGTATTTTGAATCATTTGAAAGCAGATGCTAAGAATAGAAATCTACCGTTATCAGGTAGGATGATCAAACGTTGTCTGTCGAGTTTAACCTATACAGTTGAGTATCGATTGAGTATTCAATCCGGACAAGCTAGATACGATAAAGATGGCCAGATATGTGCCCGTATTGATGAAGTTGATGAACTTGACTCAAAAAAAACGCCTATTGAGGATGATGAAGCAGCAAAGAACTATTAATCCTTTTGTTACAAGTTTTATGGAGTTGTAAAAAATAGACTACAGGTTGGTGTTGCTAGATATTTTAGACAGTCACTTAACCAATTGAGTTTGGAACAAAGGAAATTTTCTAGAAAAAGACTGGAATCTAAATGATGGAGATAAACAAAGATTATCGGTCATACATGATAAAAGGCTTTCTAATTAGTGTAATGACTTTTTACAAAACTTTTGAACTAACTTAGTTTATTTACAATAAAATAGTTGTTTCACCTTTGAGGAATTATTAAGGAATGATACAAAGTAAACGATCGTCTTATCATGGGGGATCATGGTTGACGTGAATTTATTACTTATTTGGAATATGGGTGTAAAGGATTAAGACAAGATATGATCAATATCAATGTTTCATACCCAGTTATATACCGCTCGGTATAAGACACTACATCCCGAATGTGTTGTTTCATTGCGATAGAGGTATGAATACAATACATAGTCTTGAATGTGTCTTATGACGTAGGTGCTACCAAATCGTGTTGTAAAAAATTTCCTTGTTACTGAACTCTTGATCTTGTAGTGTGACTGTGTAAGGTAGATTATCGGTCGTATGAAGCTCTCACTATCATAGCTCTTCCTTAGAAAGGAGTAGTTCACAAATACAATAATCTTATACTACTTCATACCTGGGTTGCTATGTAGACAAGGCGCAACTACGCAATGGTAAATGTAGCTTTTAACAGACCCTTTTCCAAGTTTAGTTCCAAAATATCATTAGAGTGTAGCTGTCCTACCCCTTTGGGAGTCCCAGTATAGATAATATCACCCTTTTTTAGTCCATAAATTTTATGTATTGATTGGATGATGGTGGGAATGGAATAGATCATGTGACATGATTCTCCAACTTGAACTGTTTTTTGGTTAAGAGATAATTCAAAATAAATGTTGTTAGGATTAGATATTTTCTCGGGACTAATAAATTTAGAAATTAGTGCTGACTGTTTAAATCCTTTACTTTTAAGCCATGGCAACCCTTTTTCTATTTCAATTTTTTGTATATCACGTGCAGTCATATCAATTCCCAATGCATAGCCGGCAATATATTTTAAAGGGTTTTTAATTGGCGCTTCTAATATATCCTCCCCAATTAAAATGACGATTTCACATTCATAATGAATATTGTTAGAAAAACTAGGTAGCTGTACAGGTATCTCTTCGAAGTGGATAGAAGTATTGGGTTTGGTAAACACCACTATCTCATCATCTGGTGTGTGATTAAGTTCTTTAATGTGCTCAGAGTAATTCCTACCAATACAGTAAATATTTTCTAAATGGTATCTTTTTTGATTACAAATAATCTCGGACATGATATTTCCTTTGTTCAAGCCTAATACTGAGTTTATATTATATGTTGTTTTTTTAATGGTGTTCAAGACTGGGTTGTTTTAACAGCAACGGGAATTGATAAATCAAAGTATTAGTCAAATATGAGCACAGGAAAATTTTAAGTAAAGATAAGATAGTACATACACTATTTGAGTCATAGCCCTTCAAGTTGAACAAGGGGATCTTAATTGTCTAAGATACTAGTAGTAAAGTCAGTTTATTTCCTACTCTTGATACTTATTTTGAATTTTAGATAGGGACATATATCCTTCGCTAGGATAGGCTTTTACAAGTATTCCTTATTCTGTGTTGGTGTTTTAAATTACCGATTTTTACAGCAGGTAAAATTAGATTGAATAAATTAAATAAAGCTGTTTTACAAAAATATTTTGTGGCTATGATTAAGTATTGATTGAGGACTTTAGAAAATATTGATACTGCTTCTTGTTGGAGGATTGACAAAATGTCTTAAGTTAGTAATCAATTGTTATATATAGAGAAAGTAACTTATGAAAAAAAGTGGGAAAAATACTGTTTGGAAAAAGTTAAACTTGACCAGAACCGCTATATGATGATATCAAGCATTCGGTAAAATAGTGTTAGAGTATAAGCCGTGGGTTCTAATTATAGTAGATCTGTGAGAGCGCAGACTAGATTGTCTATCATTTCATTGGTATGGTAGGGGGTTGGTGCAAATCTCAACCTTTCTGTGCCGATTGGTACAGTTGGGTAGTTGATTGCTTGAGCATAGATGCCATAATTGGTTAATAATTGGTCACTAATTGATCTTGCTTGTTCGGCATTTCCAATGAGAACAGGCACGATATGTGTTGTACTAGGCATGATCTTTATCTCGGCTATTTTTAATTTATTTTTTAAAAGATTTGTACGTTCTTGGTGCTGTATTCTTAATTCAGGATGTTTTCTTAAATATTTTATAGCAGAAAGTGCCCCAGCACAGATAATGGGACTTAGGCTAGTGGTAAATATAAATCCAGAAGCAATAGAGCGAATGGCATCAATGACTGTGGTATCGGCAGCAATGTAACCCCCTTGTACACCAAAGGCTTTACCTAGTGTTCCATTGATAATATCTACACGATTTTGTAAGCCTAACTCTTCAAGTTTTCCTGCGCCCTCTTTCCCATATAAGCCAACTGAATGTACCTCATCAATATAAGTTATGGCCTCATATGCATCAGCTAAATCACAAATCTCCTGAATCGGGCTAATATCTCCATCCATAGAATAAATAGATTCAAAAAGAATACATGGGATTTCATTATTGGATTTTACTGTTTGTAAGATTGTTTTTAACCCTTTTAAATCATTGTGTTCAAAGATAGTCTTAGGTTTCCTGCTATGACTAATACCGACAATGATACTGTTATGATTATTCTGATCACTAATAAAATGAATATTAGGAATAATTTTACCTAAGGCAATAAGAGTCCATTCATTGGCAACATAGGCACTCGAGTATAGCAAGGCAGATGGCTTTTTATGTAGACTGGCCAGTTCGTGCTCAAGAATGATATGATAGTGAGTGGTTCCACTGATATTCCTAGTTCCTCCAGCACCAGCTCCTGTTTTGTCTAAAGCAGTACGCATAGCATCTAATACGATTTTATTTTGCCCCATACCAAGGTAATCATTAGAGCACCAGTTCACAATTGTTTTAACACCATAGTCGCCATACCATAAGGCATAAGGAAATTGTCCGTTCTCACGTGAGATATCATTAAAAATTCTATATTTCCCGGTTTCTTTTAGGTCACGAATAGTGTTTTCAAAAGGTGTTATATCCATCATTTTTTATCTCCAATGCGTGTAAGATTACAATTTTTAAAATTAGTTGAATAGTAGAATGTTTGATCTTCTCCTGTTTTGATTATCTTTTCGATGTTTATATACCAC from Neisseriaceae bacterium includes the following:
- a CDS encoding MFS transporter: MKFNSHLKIRFFIHFTEKLFEGLVIPFFVIYISGYINPTVVGLSLLLITIISTVASLWGGYISDLKGRRKITIYSELVKTVALFFISIAIFIHINFYIIILLYLVICTLNSVVSSVSEAFTLDVLKQDQAKDVYNILYWLTNLGRSVGTISGVILYDMYGFNSLTFICGIFSLVSLFLVISKLQETVLVKADIQSTPNNFINQYKIIFKDKKLLYLLLANTLHFGISIQLTYYIAMRLSIEFPMQKIIAVGTYVVAITGIQMFGILRLQTNFMVILLSPWVQRATKYINNWHIFIIFPILASICFAVMMVSNSAWILMLSMTFYTLSEMVYLPVLQSLLVYVAEKNSRAKYTSIKSLDFRLAMVIGSIFIMMSKFFPSYVLAYVIIIMGLMVTYFSLKLIQKIN
- the hemA gene encoding 5-aminolevulinate synthase; the encoded protein is MDITPFENTIRDLKETGKYRIFNDISRENGQFPYALWYGDYGVKTIVNWCSNDYLGMGQNKIVLDAMRTALDKTGAGAGGTRNISGTTHYHIILEHELASLHKKPSALLYSSAYVANEWTLIALGKIIPNIHFISDQNNHNSIIVGISHSRKPKTIFEHNDLKGLKTILQTVKSNNEIPCILFESIYSMDGDISPIQEICDLADAYEAITYIDEVHSVGLYGKEGAGKLEELGLQNRVDIINGTLGKAFGVQGGYIAADTTVIDAIRSIASGFIFTTSLSPIICAGALSAIKYLRKHPELRIQHQERTNLLKNKLKIAEIKIMPSTTHIVPVLIGNAEQARSISDQLLTNYGIYAQAINYPTVPIGTERLRFAPTPYHTNEMIDNLVCALTDLL
- the mutY gene encoding A/G-specific adenine glycosylase; its protein translation is MVDKFADLIIKWQRHSGRNQLPWQVSDPYKIWVSEVMLQQTQVQTVLDYFPKFIRRFPTIQDLSQAKLEDVLQIWAGLGYYSRAKNLHISAQYIIQNYGLHFPKTRVEWEQLKGVGRTTAAAIVAFAFQQKETILDGNVKRILGRVFVLPFNIAENSNEKKLWTLAEQLLPVQSSDMPAYTQGLMDLGATVCTKNNPLCSQCPVNLLCLAKQQKKVSDFPIHKKSIKIKKMCYFWPVIINDKQIFLIERQLSGIWPGLLTPPIFTTEEDLFNWLRKNKYSLKNVLKLDPILHKLTHRELIIFPFEIRVTQATTSNFYTFQEAIKERIPKPLKDFICQRYLSSSSY
- a CDS encoding Bcr/CflA family efflux MFS transporter; the protein is MLYKPTSLFVLFIICLSVGGLISTDIFLPALEDMRQYYQVTESQIQNAIAIFLIALAVGQLIYGPLSDNFGRKKTLLFGLLLWLFSTVGIIYTVNIEAFFILRFLQGLGACAGIVISRAVINDLMDKEQAGKIYLVIFPFVGTSPAIAPLIGGFLLQVFNWQSTFIFLSLFIFFTIILCCFVLTETLSPPQRQSFTPTGIIKNSLEVIRNKRFIFYALIPCFAYATYFAYIVESPFFLTTLGLSHSYIGYSYIGVSLTYVLGNLVARRLIEREPMEYTIRRGYIIVVIGSILFTLQTYISPWPLVTSLITISILTFGNGFLLPLGTALAISSHHQAAGAAAGVMGSLQLGSAALSASLIGKISTHNPHSVAILLALFCTVGFIIYIHKANYYMTL
- a CDS encoding isomerase/hydrolase codes for the protein MSEIICNQKRYHLENIYCIGRNYSEHIKELNHTPDDEIVVFTKPNTSIHFEEIPVQLPSFSNNIHYECEIVILIGEDILEAPIKNPLKYIAGYALGIDMTARDIQKIEIEKGLPWLKSKGFKQSALISKFISPEKISNPNNIYFELSLNQKTVQVGESCHMIYSIPTIIQSIHKIYGLKKGDIIYTGTPKGVGQLHSNDILELNLEKGLLKATFTIA
- a CDS encoding conjugal transfer protein — encoded protein: MLRRHFGKRIKKMSNERKTLMLKRPRVTDSSGVRRRKNTKVEVVVKKTQKNPFQKQAKKVKVKEQTPVSKELKKPRVQTPPQKKKGPSHPLPKIRMPVSEATENLQTYWPDIFSQGKVKPLQVGILNHLKADAKNRNLPLSGRMIKRCLSSLTYTVEYRLSIQSGQARYDKDGQICARIDEVDELDSKKTPIEDDEAAKNY